A genomic segment from Lignipirellula cremea encodes:
- a CDS encoding sulfatase family protein, with protein sequence MIRSLLMFLFLLLAAPCLRMLPAAERPNIVFLLSDDHRHDFLGFHPQAPDFLETPHLDQLAKEGVHLRNAFVSTSLCSPSRASILTGLYMHHHQVVDNQRPVREGVSFFPQHLQQAGYETAFVGKWHMGHDSDERRPGFDYWASFKGQGVYFNPTINVNGDRREIPGYNADVLTDLAIEWLKQRQSDQPFLLYLSFKAVHYPFQPAPRHRGRYADKKIPYPETMANTERNYRTQPRWVKARRYSIHGVDHMQTTPFDNDPVPDFDDFYRSYCETVHSLDENVGRVMAHLREQGLAEKTIVFYMGDNGFHLGEHGFYDKRDAYETSIRVPLLAWAPGRLAPGTTLEAMVQNIDIAPTLLQAAGVEPPAATRFDGASFWPLLQGKKIAWRDHLLYEYHWEWNFPATPTLLAIRTERYKYVYHYGVWDSDALFDLQTDPIERHNLIDVPALAPIAEKLRQQLFAELAESRGLDLPLRPPLGERLDQRKLPD encoded by the coding sequence ATGATCCGTTCTTTGCTGATGTTCCTGTTTCTGCTGCTCGCGGCGCCTTGCCTGAGAATGCTGCCCGCGGCCGAACGCCCGAATATTGTGTTCCTGCTGAGCGACGATCATCGTCACGATTTTCTCGGCTTTCATCCCCAGGCGCCCGACTTCCTGGAAACGCCGCATCTGGATCAGTTGGCGAAGGAAGGCGTCCACCTGCGCAATGCGTTTGTCAGTACGTCGCTGTGTTCGCCCAGCAGGGCTTCGATCCTGACGGGGCTGTATATGCACCATCACCAGGTGGTGGATAACCAGCGGCCGGTCCGGGAGGGCGTTTCCTTCTTTCCCCAGCACCTGCAGCAGGCGGGCTACGAAACGGCCTTTGTGGGGAAGTGGCACATGGGCCATGATTCCGACGAACGCCGCCCTGGCTTTGATTACTGGGCCAGTTTCAAAGGGCAAGGCGTTTATTTCAACCCCACGATCAACGTCAACGGCGACCGGCGAGAGATTCCCGGCTACAACGCCGATGTGTTGACTGACCTGGCGATCGAATGGCTGAAGCAGCGTCAAAGCGATCAGCCGTTCCTGCTGTACCTGTCGTTCAAAGCGGTCCACTACCCGTTCCAGCCGGCCCCGCGGCATCGGGGCCGGTATGCGGACAAAAAGATCCCTTACCCGGAAACGATGGCCAACACCGAGCGCAACTATCGCACGCAGCCGCGCTGGGTCAAGGCACGGCGGTACTCGATCCATGGCGTCGACCATATGCAGACCACGCCGTTTGATAACGATCCGGTTCCCGACTTTGACGATTTCTATCGCAGCTATTGCGAGACGGTCCATAGCCTGGACGAGAATGTCGGCCGGGTGATGGCGCATCTGCGCGAGCAGGGACTGGCGGAAAAGACGATCGTCTTTTACATGGGCGACAACGGCTTCCACCTGGGCGAGCACGGCTTCTACGACAAACGGGACGCCTATGAAACCTCCATCCGCGTGCCGCTGCTGGCCTGGGCGCCGGGCCGCCTGGCGCCGGGAACCACGCTCGAGGCGATGGTGCAGAACATCGACATCGCCCCCACGCTCCTGCAGGCCGCCGGAGTTGAACCGCCGGCCGCGACCCGTTTTGACGGAGCCTCGTTCTGGCCGCTGCTCCAGGGGAAAAAGATTGCCTGGCGTGATCACCTGCTGTACGAGTACCACTGGGAATGGAACTTCCCCGCCACGCCGACACTGCTGGCGATTCGCACGGAGCGTTACAAGTACGTGTACCATTACGGCGTGTGGGATAGCGACGCCCTGTTCGACCTGCAGACCGATCCAATTGAACGCCACAACCTGATCGACGTCCCTGCCCTGGCTCCGATCGCCGAAAAGCTCCGCCAGCAGCTCTTCGCTGAGCTGGCCGAAAGCCGCGGGCTCGACCTTCCCCTCCGCCCGCCCCTCGGCGAACGGTTGGACCAGCGCAAGCTGCCGGACTGA